The genomic stretch ACACCGTGACGTACCACAACGAGAACCTGTTCCTGGCCAACCCCGTCACCCTGCTCGCGCTGCCGTATGGGGTGCGCCTGGCGTTCGGGAGCACGAAGGTCCGCGCCCGGCTCAAGTGGGTGTGGGCGCTGCTGGCGGTGAGTGGCGTGCTGGGCGTGGCGCTCAAAGTGCTGCCGCCGTTCGATCAGAACAACTGGCGGCTCATCGCCCTCATCCTGCCCATCTCGGTGGGGATGGCGGGTGCGTCCTGGCTGGACCGTCTGCTGGCCCGAGGGCCGGGCTCCGAGCGCGCCTCCGCGCGTCCGGGCGACTCGGTGCCCTCGCTGAAGACTTCCTGAGACGACCTTTTCACACGAAGGACGAAGACGACCATGGCGAACGATTCGATGGAGAAGATCAACGGCCTCAAGGAGCGCCTGTCCGCGCTCCGGGGGCATCTTTGACCTCGACCGCAAGCGGTCCCGCATCGCGCTGATTGAACGAGACTCCACCCAGCCGGGCTTCTGGGACGACAACACCAAGGCGCAGGCGCTGCTGAAGGAGAAGTCCACCTTGGAGTCCAAGGTGGGGACCTTCGACAAGGCCATGCGCGGGTTGGACGACGCGCAGGTGCTGCTGGAACTGGCCGCGGAGGCCAACGACGCGGACAGCGCGAAGGAGGCGGAGGACTCGCTCCAGTCGCTGGAGGGCGAGGTCGCCAAGCTCGAGCTGGCGCGCATGCTGTCCGGGCCGCAGGACCACAACAACTGCTTCATGGACATCAACCCGGGCGCGGGCGGCACGGATGCCATGGACTGGGCGGCCATGCTCTTCCGCATGTACTCGCGCTACGCGGAGACGAAGGGCTGGACGGTCGAAATCAGCGACGAGCAGCCCGGCGAAGAGGCGGGCTTCAAGAACGTGTCGCTGCGCATCGCGGGCGAGAACGCCTACGGCTACCTCAAGGCCGAGGTGGGCGTGCACCGGCTCGTGCGCATCAGCCCGTTCGACGCCAACGCGCGGCGGCAGACGGCCTTCGCCTCGGTGGACGTGTATCCGGAGGTGGATGACACCATCCACATCGACATCCCGGAGAAGGACATCGAGCTGAAGTTCATCCGAGGTGGCGGCGCGGGTGGCCAGAAGGTGAACAAGACGTCGTCCACGGCCCAGCTGCGCCACCTGCCCACGGGCATCATCATCACCTGCCAGACGGAGCGCTCGCAGTCGGCCAACAAGGACATGGCCTTCCAGATTCTGCGCGGCCGCCTCTTCGAGCTGGAGATGAAGAAGCGCGAGGCCGAGCGCGACGCGGCCGAGGCGCAGAAGAAGGACATCTCGTTCGGCTCGCAGATCCGCAGCTACGTGCTCGCCCCGTACCGCATGGTGAAGGACCTGCGCACGGGCGTGGAGACGGGCAACGTGGACTCGGTCCTGGACGGAGACCTGGACGAGTTCATCGTCTCGCAGCTGTTGGGCGTGAAGAACCCCAACCGCAACGCGGCGCTGGAGTAACGCGGGCCGCACCAGGTCCCTCTCCCTCGGGGGAGAGGGACCGTCAGGTCGCGGCGGTGCGGCAGATCTCCTTGAGCTGCATGCGCCGACGCGGACTCATCCCGACGAACTGCACGCCCATGCCCATGCGGTAGGCATGGATGCGTCGCGGCCCCGGGCGATTGGCCCACGCGACGACGCCGGACACTTCGAAGGCGTCACGTGAGACGGGCAGGTGGATGCGCAGCTCCAGCGCGGCGCCCTCGGGCGCGGGTGCCAACGTCCGCAGGAAGAGGCCACCCGGGCTCATCTCCTGGGCGAGGCTCGCGCTCCAGAGGCCGTCTCCGCGCGGCTCGCGAAACTCGACGGGGCAGTGGAACGGGACGCGCTCGTGCACGCGCAAGTCAGGGAGCGGACGGCGCAGCAGGGCCTGCACGCGCGCGAGGATGGCGCCCGCGTCCCCCGACTCCCAGACGAGCAGCGGCGTTGGGAGCTGGGACAAGGGCCTTAGGCGGTCCGTCAGCACGGGCTCGGGCAGCGCGAGCCCCTCGGCGCGGACGACGATGAGCTGCAGCGGCGCCGCGCCCGGATGCGTGCCGAGCCGCGTGGCCCACTCCAAGGTCTGCGCATAGACGACGTGGAACCCGCTCAGCTCCAGCGCCGCGCCCAGTCCGTGGGGCGTGCCGGCGGCCTCGCCCACGAGCAGCACCCCCGGCGCGCTCGGATGCGTCGCTCCCGGCGCGCCTAGCAGCAGACGCACCCGGGAATGGAGCTGCGCCGCTCGGAGGGGGCCCAAGAGGCAGTCATCCGCGCCGCCCCGCGCGCTCGACTCCAGCACCTGCGCGGGCGCTTCCGAGTCCGCGAGGACGACGAGCGGTACGTCGCCATGGGTGGGATGCGTGCGCAGCCGCTGGACCCCAGGGCTGTTCTCGGCCGTCAGCGCCGCGTGGCCCACCAGCACCATCAGCGGCCGGAACACGTCATACGCCGCGCGCGCCGCTTCCAATCCCGGGACGACGGTGCAGGCGCAGGCGGTGCCTTGAAGCAGGGAGGTCAGCCGTGCGGCGCGCTCGGAGCCGGGCTCCACCAGCAGCACCTGCGGCGGCGGTGGACGTCGTGCCGAGGCGGAATCCCAGGGTGCTCCAGGCAAGGGCATCCGTGCTCCTGTCCCGGGCGTTGCACACGCGTCGAATCCGACGCCGCGAGAGGTCTCCGCGCTGTAGCTGAGTCCGCAGATTCTTACAACGTGGCTGCCTGATTGCGCTGATTGCGGAATTGGAGGGCTGCGCGGGGAGCCCGGACGAATCCAGGCCTGACGGGGATGGCCGCCGATTCGTGGAACCTTTCCGCGCGGTGGCTGTCTCTGCGTTGGCGCGCAGTACGCTGGACGCGGGAGGACGCGGGTGTCACCGAGCGAGGCGCTCGAGCTGGGGCAGGACGGTCCGGGCGAGTCCGTGGCGCTGGAGGCCCGGCGCCAGGAGCAGGCCCTCGTGGCCCGACTCCGGCGTGGCCACACCGACGCGTTCGAGACCCTGGTCCACCAATACGAGGACCGGCTCTACGACTTCTGCGTGCGCATGGTCGGCGACCGCGAGGAGGCGCACGACCTGGTGCAGGAGGTCTTCGTCAGCGTGCACCAGAACCTGCGCCGCTTCCGCGAGGACTCGCGCCTGTCCACGTGGCTGTTCCGCATCACCAAGAACCACTGCATCAACCGCCTCAAGTACCTCCAGCGGCGAGGGCGGGGCCGCTCGGAGGCCTTCGACGAGTTCAGCGCGGGCAGCCACGTGGAGGTCTTCGGCGCGCCTCCCGGCCCCGACGCGGCCCTGGAGTCCGCGCGCGAGCGGGCGCGGGTGCAGCAGGCGATTTCCCAGCTCGAGCCGGATGCGCGCATGCTGGTCGCACTGCGCGACGTCGAGGGGCTGAGCTACGACGAAATCGTGGACATCACTGAATTGCCCGAGGGCACCGTGAAGAGTCGGTTGCATCGGGCGCGCGAGAAGCTGGCGGACATCCTGGGACGGCCGGAGCCATGAGCGGCACTCAACAGCAATCGACGGACGTGGAACCGCGGCTGAGTCACCGCGAGGCGCGGGAGGCGTTCCTCTCGCTCGCGGACGAGGCCCTGGACGCCTCGCGCGAGAAGTCAGTGCGAGCCCACCTGGACGGCTGCCCCGAGTGCCGGGAAGGGTGGGAGCGCTACGCCCGCACGGTGTCGCGGTTGCGCGGCGTGCCTCGGGAGAAGGCGCCGCCCGCGCTCGCGACCCGGGTGATGGGGCGCGTGCGTCGGCAGCGGCGGTTCGGGCTCCGGGGGATTCATCAGACGTACGTCCACCAGCGCTTTCCCGTGGAGATCCTCGTCACGCTGCTGGTGGCGGCGGCCGTGGCCCTCTTCCTGATGGCGGTCATCTAGAGCGCGCCTGCGAAGTGAAGGAAATGAAGCGCAACACTCGCCCCGACCTGGGGGCATCTGTCCGCGCGAGCGAGCGGGCCTCCGTGATGCGTTGCGTCCCGAGGGCCGCTTGGCTAGCGTGCCGCGCCTTTCTGAAAGCGCGTCATGGACGACACCAACAATAAGCCCCCAGTCGACAAGAATGGCCCCGAAGCAGCGGATCTCGGGTCCAAGGAGCAGGAGATCTACCAGCAGCGGCTCGACAAGGCCGCGAAGTGGCGGGACTCCGGCTTCAACCCGTACGGGAATGGCTACCGGCCGCAGCACACCGCGGCGGAGGTCGTCGCGAATCACGCCGACCAGTCCGCCGAGGACATGGCGAAGGTCGCGACTCCGCCGTCGTACGACGTCGCGGGCCGCGTCGTGGCCATCCGCGACTTCGGCAAGTCGGCGTTCATCAAGCTGCGCGACCGCACGGGGGAGATCCAGGCGCACATGAAGCTGGACGGCCTGGGCGCGGCCGCCTACGAGGTGTTCAAGCAGTGCGACGTGGGTGACTTCCTCGCCGTCACCGGCACCATCTTCCGCAGCAAGACGAAAGAGCTGACGCTCTCCGCGACGAAGTTCACGCCGCTCACCAAGTCCCTGCGCCCGATGCCCGAGAAGTGGCACGGCCTGACGGACGTGGAGATCCGCTACCGCCAGCGCTACCTGGACCTCGTGTCCAACCCGGCGGTGAAGGAGACCTTCCTCCGGCGCAACAAGCTGGTGCGCTTCATCCGGAACTTCCTGGACACCCGCGACTTCGTCGAGGTGGAGACCCCGATGATGCACCCGCTGGTGTCGGGTGCCGCGGCGCGGCCGTTCCGC from Myxococcaceae bacterium JPH2 encodes the following:
- a CDS encoding PilZ domain-containing protein, whose translation is MPLPGAPWDSASARRPPPPQVLLVEPGSERAARLTSLLQGTACACTVVPGLEAARAAYDVFRPLMVLVGHAALTAENSPGVQRLRTHPTHGDVPLVVLADSEAPAQVLESSARGGADDCLLGPLRAAQLHSRVRLLLGAPGATHPSAPGVLLVGEAAGTPHGLGAALELSGFHVVYAQTLEWATRLGTHPGAAPLQLIVVRAEGLALPEPVLTDRLRPLSQLPTPLLVWESGDAGAILARVQALLRRPLPDLRVHERVPFHCPVEFREPRGDGLWSASLAQEMSPGGLFLRTLAPAPEGAALELRIHLPVSRDAFEVSGVVAWANRPGPRRIHAYRMGMGVQFVGMSPRRRMQLKEICRTAAT
- a CDS encoding sigma-70 family RNA polymerase sigma factor; the encoded protein is MSPSEALELGQDGPGESVALEARRQEQALVARLRRGHTDAFETLVHQYEDRLYDFCVRMVGDREEAHDLVQEVFVSVHQNLRRFREDSRLSTWLFRITKNHCINRLKYLQRRGRGRSEAFDEFSAGSHVEVFGAPPGPDAALESARERARVQQAISQLEPDARMLVALRDVEGLSYDEIVDITELPEGTVKSRLHRAREKLADILGRPEP
- the prfB gene encoding peptide chain release factor 2; this translates as MRWRRSTASRSACPRSGGIFDLDRKRSRIALIERDSTQPGFWDDNTKAQALLKEKSTLESKVGTFDKAMRGLDDAQVLLELAAEANDADSAKEAEDSLQSLEGEVAKLELARMLSGPQDHNNCFMDINPGAGGTDAMDWAAMLFRMYSRYAETKGWTVEISDEQPGEEAGFKNVSLRIAGENAYGYLKAEVGVHRLVRISPFDANARRQTAFASVDVYPEVDDTIHIDIPEKDIELKFIRGGGAGGQKVNKTSSTAQLRHLPTGIIITCQTERSQSANKDMAFQILRGRLFELEMKKREAERDAAEAQKKDISFGSQIRSYVLAPYRMVKDLRTGVETGNVDSVLDGDLDEFIVSQLLGVKNPNRNAALE
- a CDS encoding zf-HC2 domain-containing protein, giving the protein MSGTQQQSTDVEPRLSHREAREAFLSLADEALDASREKSVRAHLDGCPECREGWERYARTVSRLRGVPREKAPPALATRVMGRVRRQRRFGLRGIHQTYVHQRFPVEILVTLLVAAAVALFLMAVI